The following is a genomic window from Mya arenaria isolate MELC-2E11 chromosome 4, ASM2691426v1.
AGTGGGGAATATACGCTCATGAGATATAACTGAATATTAAGTGGGGATTGAACGCTCATGAGATACAACTGAATATTTAGTGGGGAATATACGCTCATGAGATATAACTGAACATTTAGTGGGGTATGTACGCTCGTAAGATACAACTGAACATTTAGTGGGGATTGAACGCTCATGAGATACAACTGAACATTTAGTGGGGATTGAACGCTCATGAGATATAACTGAACATTTAGTGGGGATTGAACGCTCATGAGATATAACTGAACATTTAGTGGGGTATGTACGCTCATGAGATATAACTGAACATTTAGTGGGGTATGTACGCTCATGAGATACAACTGAACATTTAGTGGGGAATGTACGCTCATGAGATACAACTGAACATTTAGTGAGGATTGAACGCTCATGAGATACAACTGAACATTAAGTGGGGATTGAACGCTCATGAGATACAACTGAATATTTAGTGGGGAATGTACGCTCATGAGATACAACTGAACATTTAGTGGGGAATGTACGCTCATGAGATACAACTGAACATTTAGTGGCGATTGAACGCTCATGAGATACAACTGAATATTTAGTGGGGTATGTACGCTCATGAGATATAACTGAACATTTAGTGGGGTATGTACGCTCATAAGATATAACTGAACATTTAGTGGGGTATGTACGCTAATGAGATACATTTAGTGGGATATGTACGCTCATGAGATATAACTGAACATTTAGTGGGGTATGTACGCTAATGAGATACATTTAGTGGGATATGTACACTCATGAGATATAACTGAACATTTAGTGAAATATGTACGCTAATAAGATACAACTGAACATTTAGTGGGTCATGTACGCTCATGAGATATAACTGAACATTTAGTAGTGAATGTACGCTCTAAGATATAACTGAACATTTAGTGTGGTATGTACGCTCATGAGATATAACTGAACATTTAGTTGTGAATGTACCCTCATGAGATATGACTGAACATTTAGTGGGGAATGTACGCTCATGTGATATGTATAACGTCAAACATTTAGTGGGAAATGTACGCTCATGAGATATAACTGAACATTTAGTGGGGTATGTACGCTTATGAGATATAACTGAACGTTGGTGAGGTATGTACGCTCATGAGATATAACTGAACATTTAGTGGGGAATGTACGCTCATGAGATATAACTGAACATTTAGTGGGGTATGCACGCTTATGAGATATAACTGAACATTTAGTGGGGAATGTACGCTCATGAGATATAAGTGAACATTTAGTGGGGTATGTACGCTTATGAGATATAACTGAACATTTAGTGGGAAATGTACGCTCATGGGATATAACTGAACATTTAGTGGGGTATGTACGCTTATGAGATATAACTGAACTTTTAGTGGGGAATTTACTCTCATAAGATATAACTGAACATTTAGTGGGGTATGTACGCTTATGAGGTATAACTGAACGTTGGTGAGGTATGTACGCTTATGAGATACTATTGACATAAAGCAAGATATGTACGCTCTTGACAAATTATTGAACATAAAGCGAGGTATCTACGCTCCTgtcatattatttgtttatgattCTTTATATGATCTGATTCTGTTAATAAGACGGAAAATTTAGTTGAATATATTAGTTTAATggtaagaaaaatatatattgagaaGAGCCATAAATAAGTTTAATGGGCAAATTCGCAAAAAAGCTATGCAAAGACGTTGTGATCTCTGATTCCTTTCCTTTATACAGattgttaacaattaaaaaaactcaAAGAGCAAAGTCATTGCAAATCCATAACATATAAAAGCATACGAGTGTATTCTTATCACACCGAACTCATAATACAACCATATGCATTTGTCTTTATTTCTTTTAGAATTCGAATCTAGTGGTTGACCCTAATGTAACGTCATTTCCACCAGTGACGTCATCAAATCACGGATATTACGCATACGTCGCGGGATGGCGCTGTTGCGGCCGTCGAAACGCTGCGTGAGGTTCCTGAACTACATTATACTGGCGGCTTTAGTCTTAGGAATGTTCACTTTAAGTACGtagacttttttcaataaaagataGAGACTTTATATTGTTGTCAAGTATACATTATAATTGCCATACATATTAAAGTCATACTGTTATCAACACTCGGgtttttaaaaactgaaataacGTAAATCGCTTTAGAACTTTTGGCAAATCATCGGCGAGTCATTCTTGTTCACCAGGGTGATGATGctgttagatttatcattatcaaacctctgatgaatgagcaTCCGGAGAACTAAATGCGAAAAGAATATTTAGTTCTCAATGTCTAGAGTTGAGGGTATAGTATCTTAAAGAAAAGACTGATAAACTCAAGCGATAATCTCTCAATGCTAATTCCAAATTAGTAGAATTGTGTTTGAATTGCAGGCTTGGTCCAAGAAAGGGTTGATGTCTGGATGAGTTCCATGGACCTCAACCCTCCCATTGCGCTTAATGGAATCGCCAATAGTGATGAAACCGAACGCGCTAATAACGGGGCAAGTAGTAACGGGGCAAGTAGTAACGGACCGGCCGGTAAGAAACCGGGAAAACACGAGGCTATCGAGGAATTGAACAGAGAAATTCAAGAGGCAAAACGGAAACAGCTAGCAGAGAGACTAGACAATATTGTCAGACTCAATAAGAAACTGAAATATGCCAAACGTGGCGACAGTGAAACCTAGGAGCCCAAATGCCCTTGTTTATGAGTTCCTGAATATACATGTCTTCATCATAATTACTGTCATAATCAAAATATCTTATCTGGTTTCTTTTTCTTGAGAAGTGAATATTATCATGATGTCAACTAGTATAGTTGTGTTTAAAACGTTAATTCACATGAACCTAAACGGCAACCATTTCATTATAGATAATGCAATCATATTATATAGAGAAAACTCGTGTTGctgttatttgaaaattgtgcAATAAAGTattacattgtacatgtataaatcgTACGTGTATATGATGTTCATCTATATACGTCGTTCAACAATTATGtccaagaccacactctcgcgtaaaatcgtgccaacgagagtgattaatataatgttgtaataacttgtttcacaatcgttgtaaaatatatatgtttaaactaacaattATGTCTTTTTAAATCCCTACGACAAAGGACATGGCTTAACACATGCAAATAAATATACTAAGTATTAGGTTATGCCTTTCTGTGGCTTATAGAATTTTACCAGTTCAGACATACTAACGTAATTGTGAATGAATTAACCAGGTAAGCATCGATAAAGATAGAGGGATGTTATAtgcttcagaaaaaaatgtatcaattttATTCCATCTCGTGCACACCGAAATTTCTGCGTCACTcgtgtttatataattttcagTACACACAAGATGAAATGAATTTTGATAtctcactgaaacaaacaagcaGTCTCATTTCCCATACTTCTGTCTTACTTCATCAAGTTACATTCGGTTATGATCGCTCCGCCCGAATAAGACATTTTGAGATTGCAAACGTGCTCTTATCATAAATATTCGTGTTTTAGTATTATATCAATAGATGGGTATAGCAAAAGGAAAGTGTGTGTAGGAGACGACGCGACGGGCCCAATGTAGGGTTACCATGGCAATCTTTACGCTCGCCCCTCCAACGCCGCGAGATCGTCAAGCAATCAAGTTcgtgtgtatgtatgtttgtgtaCATTCTAAAACAGTATACTATGTATTGTAATATTCGATCTAAAGGCAGCAAGATGGTAGtatctttaaacattaattttgagttcATACTCTGCAGAGGACAATACATAAGTTTCGAAATGTACAACGCCCCGGTGCTCCAGCCTCACATAGAGGATATGTTGGTGTGTCAGTAAAAgagcatatttttattaatacaagGTTAATACAGTACATTGAATTTAAACATCCAAGCATATGTCAATCAAACAATTACACTATGAATCATACAACACGACACATATATCATACACATCGTCACATATATCGTACACATAATTGCGGTAAGTACGTACATAAAACTTAATCCACCCGGATAGGTTGTTTGGACTGTACATTCAGAAATGTTTGCGAGTGTGGTCCGTTGATGAAGACACCGGTCAGCTGACCGCCATGACAACAACCGGTGTCCAAACCAGTCGCAAAGCGTGCTCTCTGGAGCTTCCGGCGTGCGTCGTGCCCGAAATAAACGTGCTCGGGTCCCGCCCAAAGGTCAACCCACGGCTCACCTTCGCTGTGTTTGTTGGACGCCACGAGGGTTTCACCTACGAATGGATCTTCGTTGATCTCTATGTTTCTCATATTTGTCATATCGTTTAGCTTTTGATTCTCTAGAGACACACCTGGTAACAACCCACCATGGACGATCACTGAGTTAAGCGTAGGTAGCGATATCGTGTAAGGTAACGAATTTACGTAACGGAAGTCCGCCTCAGTGAGATTCTTGATCCATGCATATTTTTCGGACAGTTCATAGTTCGGATCATCTCGAAAGTGCCTCGCTTCACGAATTGAACTTTCATCATGGTTTCCTCGGATGGCTAGTACGCGGTCGCCCATGTTTCGTAGTTTTCGGACAACGCCGACACTGTCGGGACCCCGATTCACCAGGTCACCGACCGACAcgaacaatatattattttcaaattcctCTGCAGCTTTCATGAGCTCGCACAATTCTTCGAGACAGCCGTGAATATCTCCTATGACAAAAACAGAGTGTTCCGCGAGATCCTCATCAGACATATGTAAATGACACACTTCGGGTAACGGgtttctttgaaaattttccCTTTCAGGAACTGTTGGGCGAATGAGCCAGGACCAAACTAAATTTGCTAAGGCTGCCATCGCCAAAATGCTGTTGAACGTTAgctgtaaataaacaataagtatctTCATTCCTGTTTGGATTAGGTACCGTCCATACACTGCAAAGTGAAGTTCTTGGTCAGAtcatgaataaatagaaataatctCCGAGCTGAGCCCAGCGCGTTAGGCTCGAGATGCCTGAGATTTTTGAATGACCGATTTGGTTTAAAACGTTTTAACTATTAGAAATGTCGGTGTAGGTGTGCATAGATCCTCTTGTATTTAGTCCTGCAGACACacgtttttatttcttttatttattaatgaaataatctcctgataataatatatttggaTCTACATGGTGAGATATTAAGACTTCATTTGTTTATCTACCGAAGAAGACCAACTTTTGGTTGTATATGACATCTCAGCTCCCATTTGCATCACTGTGCCACAGAATGACAGCGGTCATTGTTGATcttgaaagcaaaaaaataacGGTTAAAATTAGGTTTACGCGATGACAGTGATAAGTAACTCGACCGGTGTAGTATACATATTACATGGTCCTTTCTCGACATACCTGTTTGATAATTTTGAGctcagaaaatgtttaaatccaaTGTCCAAATTGTGCGGTGTGTGATGCAATGACATTTTGTccaggttacacacaactatttTCTGTTGCCATCATTACCCTTGTGTCTTTTTTTCTGGGACATATTACAAGGCATCTGATACAGCAGTTATTGAGAGTTTTGAGCTGAAATCTCTATACTTACAATCATTTAAGAATCAATATGtgaattttgtaatatttaattGTGTGCTGGCCAGCaccaaattaaatattaatgtacTAAATTCACTATCAGactatattttgttcaatgattCATCCAATTAGTGGTACAGATGAGCATCCATGTATGTAAAAACGTTTTATTGTCAATGTTTTAGTTTCAACTTAATTTTATGATTGTTAAGTTTTGCTAATTCACTATTGTTggctagtccacctaaatggtcGTCAACGAGtattttgacgattttttactatggcagactcgagttacagggatacacatgaaatgtaaaaataataaaaaaaggatccctgatcgctcattattgtagctataTTGTTGGCACGATGTGTTAAAGTGTGATATTGTGTTGTGGGTGAAAATTGAGTATCAAGAGAACTTGTCCAGCTtagtgaccacaaaccaaactcacatgcacttACATGTATGTAGGGAATAGAGTATCTTGGTAAGAAGGGAATGCACACACCCACTACCCAATTGCGTTCTGGAAGGATAcatttgtgtatacatgtaagcttatttatacacACATTTCGGTGAGTGCTCTGCTAAGATTGTTAGTAATTTTAGAATTTTTgaagcatagtgcacagacaggaTGCTATGCTGGGTATTTAACATGCACCATAGTATAGCACTGTCACTCGGGACCCCCATTTGATGTCCTTCCCGGAAGCTGATAAGTATTTTTTAGTGATGCGCCAGGGAATCGAACTCGTGACCCCTCGATTGACTAATCAAGTGCGTTACCACTAGCATACAGATCCGCAACATAGGATACATGTTAATGAAGGGATATTATAAACAgaacattttcatataaattccATTATTAGCACTTAAGCATTAAAGTTATGCACCCTGCATGTCTAAAGCTACAAATACATTGAATTGAGCGATAAAAATGCTTACAGTCTATTCTATACATAGTGGAGTAACATATGAGATTGAGTGAATTACCGGTAAGCTAGACAGCTAACCGTACTTATCATTTATAACAGTATCCATTATATTATACACAATCATGCATGTACAAATTGTACCTcatcatataattatacactATAGAACGAGATGGTCCAGGTTGTCTTCATTTTGTTCCtcgtacatatatacatacccAACAACACTTGTTTTGTAATACCTGATTCTTTATCTTCCAGTTATCTTTTCAGTGTCAAGATGCTGAAGGCTGGATTGAGATCATGGTTGCCAATTTTGGATGCAAATCTTATTAAAATAGTGTCCTCAAAGACAATCAGACTTTTACATTGTATCAAACATGATCCAGCAGCTAGCAATTTAGTGGCAGGTGCTCAGCCTCATGCTTCTGTTTTAAGAAGGACTTCTGTTTTGAAAAGGAACTATGTTGGCTTGGTTCAGAACATTCAACATATGTCAACCACATttggaaataataatattaatattaaaagacAAAGTTTCTGTGCTCTTTCCAATGAATCGGTATGTTTGAATTGTATACAAAGGTGGAAGCTCACTGCAAGAACAATAGGACATAATAACAATCTGGAATCAAGCCTTCATCTATGGAGAGAATTAGGACAACGTAGGAATTATGTCACTAGTGCCAAAATCGGAAACCTAGAAACACCCAAAATTTCTCTAAGAAAgcttaaaaagtcaaaactaAAGCCAACTCCAGAGGTAGGAATCAGTTGTTGTAGTTTATTACTAGTacttattaatttaaatgacaCTGGTATTGTCTAAACATCTTAAAGGAACCtttaacacaaacaattattcaaatgatatttgcGGATATCTTCATCTATTGTTAGATCTAATCCAATTTTGTTAAGTAACTGCTTTTCATGGCCATTTATTGATTCATCCTGTTGCAGAATGTCTGGCAAAAGTAATAACTTATTACTTTAAATTTGGGATATAACAAATTCCTGATAAACAATGCTATGAATATAGGATTTATTTCATGTTccaatgttcatttatttcaaaatcatgaagACTAGTccaaattataattttaaagtatCGGTTATTTTGTATGAGTTGCTCTTGACAATCTCAGGAGGACCTTCACCACAATCACGTGGTAGCGTACAGTGTGGCTAACAGCCTGAACCTTGACACGCTGGCGGAGGAGATCATTGCTGAGGATACGTACACCATCGTCCAGGTGCCAGCAGGTTAGGGTTagctttgtatatataattattaatgtataaccttgttgggttttttttcagagaaaaataataaagggaTTCAAATGCCTCGGTGAATTGGCATTTAAGTAAT
Proteins encoded in this region:
- the LOC128232991 gene encoding serine/threonine-protein phosphatase 1-like isoform X1 — translated: MQMGAEMSYTTKSWSSSLTFNSILAMAALANLVWSWLIRPTVPERENFQRNPLPEVCHLHMSDEDLAEHSVFVIGDIHGCLEELCELMKAAEEFENNILFVSVGDLVNRGPDSVGVVRKLRNMGDRVLAIRGNHDESSIREARHFRDDPNYELSEKYAWIKNLTEADFRYVNSLPYTISLPTLNSVIVHGGLLPGVSLENQKLNDMTNMRNIEINEDPFVGETLVASNKHSEGEPWVDLWAGPEHVYFGHDARRKLQRARFATGLDTGCCHGGQLTGVFINGPHSQTFLNVQSKQPIRVD
- the LOC128232991 gene encoding serine/threonine-protein phosphatase 1-like isoform X2; amino-acid sequence: MAALANLVWSWLIRPTVPERENFQRNPLPEVCHLHMSDEDLAEHSVFVIGDIHGCLEELCELMKAAEEFENNILFVSVGDLVNRGPDSVGVVRKLRNMGDRVLAIRGNHDESSIREARHFRDDPNYELSEKYAWIKNLTEADFRYVNSLPYTISLPTLNSVIVHGGLLPGVSLENQKLNDMTNMRNIEINEDPFVGETLVASNKHSEGEPWVDLWAGPEHVYFGHDARRKLQRARFATGLDTGCCHGGQLTGVFINGPHSQTFLNVQSKQPIRVD